The following proteins are encoded in a genomic region of Heterodontus francisci isolate sHetFra1 unplaced genomic scaffold, sHetFra1.hap1 HAP1_SCAFFOLD_1062, whole genome shotgun sequence:
- the LOC137360463 gene encoding immunoglobulin superfamily member 1-like isoform X1, with product MKELSILFFTSFSDHRFPLCTNSCPFYIEPRTESEIKSEDQCSTMSAYFLKSFLGMVPISILLAIVPPFDARNNKNPLLPKPTISLDPQSSVILLGDAFSLVCRCPFIGCNVEFYKNNKEKLLHCSEVNYTAIYNVEGGKTLKGSYNYTCKYNKYFKNNRTWASSPPSEPLRVTVQDKLPKPTVSMDPPSGVVTIGERVQIHCTANYPSNRSCLYKNNNGQAIDIRNVSGSERLVTFTLTNVEPADSGKYKCAFEKTVNGRAYNSYHSESVEITVKDKLPKPTVSMDPPSGVVTIGERVQIHCTTNYPSHRSCLYRNSNSQAIDTRNVSVSEQSVTFTLINVEPVDSAEYKCAFEKMVNGRAYNSYHSDSVEITVKDMLPKANISVDPATGVVRRGEPFRIICKGTILSSGGQFYLYRDGEMNHVRALDVSGSANSVSFHVNGTDTPGTRNYTCSYERIVKQTAYHSPLSDPVQVTVTDAHVPSDQSWKKGLIVAAGLLAAALFAFLILGLAWFCFSRKSAADGHPSDNETEPAVVYASLNTAFLNQRQGSASAPAPRQPAETEACVYAVMTVR from the exons ATGAAGGAGTTGTCAATTCTTTTCTTCACGTCATTTTCAGACCACAGATTTCCTCTTTGCACAAATTCTTGTCCGTTTTATATTGAGCCCAGGACTGAGTCAGAGATTAAGTCAGAAGATCAGTGCTCCACAATGTCTGCCTATTTTCTGAAATCCTTTCTCGGGATGGTCCCCATCTCAATTCTACTGGCGATCG TGCCCCCATTTGATGCCAGAAATAATAAAAACC CTCTCTTACCCAAACCGACCATCTCGCTGGATCCACAATCAAGTGTCATTCTACTGGGAGATGCATTTTCACTCGTCTGTCGCTGCCCTTTCATCGGCTGCAATGTTGAATTTTACAAAAATAACAAAGAGAAACTCTTGCATTGCAGTGAAGTAAACTACACTGCCATCTATAATGTTGAAGGAGGCAAAACCTTGAAAGGTAGTTACAACTACACCTGTAAATATAATAAATACTTCAAGAACAACAGGACCTGGGCATCTTCACCACCCAGTGAGCCCTTACGGGTAACTGTTCAAG ACAAGCTTCCGAAGCCCACGGTCTCTATGGATCCACCCTCTGGTGTGGTCACCATCGGCGAGAGAGTTCAGATTCATTGCACTGCCAACTACCCAAGCAACAGGTCCTGCTTGTACAAGAATAATAATGGTCAAGCTATTGATATACGGAATGTCTCAGGATCTGAGCGGTTAGTCACCTTCACCCTCACCAATGTCGAACCAGCGGACAGTGGGAAGTACAAATGTGCCTTTGAGAAAACGGTAAACGGGAGAGCATATAATTCATACCATAGTGAATCGGTAGAGATAACTGTGAAAG ACAAGCTTCCGAAGCCCACGGTCTCTATGGATCCACCCTCTGGTGTGGTCACCATCGGCGAGAGAGTTCAGATTCATTGCACCACCAACTACCCAAGCCACAGGTCCTGCTTGTACAGGAATAGTAATAGTCAAGCTATTGATACGCGGAATGTCTCAGTGTCCGAGCAGTCAGTCACTTTCACCCTCATCAATGTCGAACCAGTGGACAGTGCGGAGTACAAATGTGCCTTTGAGAAAATGGTAAACGGGAGAGCATATAATTCATATCATAGTGACTCGGTAGAGATAACTGTGAAAG ATATGCTCCCCAAGGCCAACATCTCTGTTGATCCAGCCACTGGTGTGGTCAGAAGAGGGGAGCCCTTTCGAATTATCTGCAAAGGAACCATTCTGTCCTCCGGCGGCCAGTTCTACTTATACAGGGATGGTGAAATGAATCACGTGAGGGCACTGGATGTGTCTGGCTCTGCGAACTCAGTCTCTTTCCATGTCAATGGCACGGACACACCCGGGACACGGAACTACACCTGTAGTTATGAGAGGATAGTAAAGCAGACTGCATATCATTCACCACTCAGTGATCCAGTGCAGGTAACTGTGACAG ATGCGCATGTGCCGAGTGATCAGAGCTGGAAGAAAG GACTGATCGTGGCAGCGGGCCTACTTGCAGCAGCACTGTTTGCATTCCTAATCCTTGGCCTGGCCTGGTTCTGTTTCTCCAGGAAAA GTGCAGCCGATGGTCATCCCAGTGACAAC GAGACGGAACCCGCGGTGGTCTACGCCTCTCTGAACACTGCCTTCCTGAACCAGCGACAGGGCTCCGCCAGTGCCCCAGCTCCGCGCCAGCCGGCCGAGACGGAGGCGTGCGTGTACGCGGTCATGACGGTCAGATAG
- the LOC137360463 gene encoding immunoglobulin superfamily member 1-like isoform X2, with protein sequence MKELSILFFTSFSDHRFPLCTNSCPFYIEPRTESEIKSEDQCSTMSAYFLKSFLGMVPISILLAIALLPKPTISLDPQSSVILLGDAFSLVCRCPFIGCNVEFYKNNKEKLLHCSEVNYTAIYNVEGGKTLKGSYNYTCKYNKYFKNNRTWASSPPSEPLRVTVQDKLPKPTVSMDPPSGVVTIGERVQIHCTANYPSNRSCLYKNNNGQAIDIRNVSGSERLVTFTLTNVEPADSGKYKCAFEKTVNGRAYNSYHSESVEITVKDKLPKPTVSMDPPSGVVTIGERVQIHCTTNYPSHRSCLYRNSNSQAIDTRNVSVSEQSVTFTLINVEPVDSAEYKCAFEKMVNGRAYNSYHSDSVEITVKDMLPKANISVDPATGVVRRGEPFRIICKGTILSSGGQFYLYRDGEMNHVRALDVSGSANSVSFHVNGTDTPGTRNYTCSYERIVKQTAYHSPLSDPVQVTVTDAHVPSDQSWKKGLIVAAGLLAAALFAFLILGLAWFCFSRKSAADGHPSDNETEPAVVYASLNTAFLNQRQGSASAPAPRQPAETEACVYAVMTVR encoded by the exons ATGAAGGAGTTGTCAATTCTTTTCTTCACGTCATTTTCAGACCACAGATTTCCTCTTTGCACAAATTCTTGTCCGTTTTATATTGAGCCCAGGACTGAGTCAGAGATTAAGTCAGAAGATCAGTGCTCCACAATGTCTGCCTATTTTCTGAAATCCTTTCTCGGGATGGTCCCCATCTCAATTCTACTGGCGATCG CTCTCTTACCCAAACCGACCATCTCGCTGGATCCACAATCAAGTGTCATTCTACTGGGAGATGCATTTTCACTCGTCTGTCGCTGCCCTTTCATCGGCTGCAATGTTGAATTTTACAAAAATAACAAAGAGAAACTCTTGCATTGCAGTGAAGTAAACTACACTGCCATCTATAATGTTGAAGGAGGCAAAACCTTGAAAGGTAGTTACAACTACACCTGTAAATATAATAAATACTTCAAGAACAACAGGACCTGGGCATCTTCACCACCCAGTGAGCCCTTACGGGTAACTGTTCAAG ACAAGCTTCCGAAGCCCACGGTCTCTATGGATCCACCCTCTGGTGTGGTCACCATCGGCGAGAGAGTTCAGATTCATTGCACTGCCAACTACCCAAGCAACAGGTCCTGCTTGTACAAGAATAATAATGGTCAAGCTATTGATATACGGAATGTCTCAGGATCTGAGCGGTTAGTCACCTTCACCCTCACCAATGTCGAACCAGCGGACAGTGGGAAGTACAAATGTGCCTTTGAGAAAACGGTAAACGGGAGAGCATATAATTCATACCATAGTGAATCGGTAGAGATAACTGTGAAAG ACAAGCTTCCGAAGCCCACGGTCTCTATGGATCCACCCTCTGGTGTGGTCACCATCGGCGAGAGAGTTCAGATTCATTGCACCACCAACTACCCAAGCCACAGGTCCTGCTTGTACAGGAATAGTAATAGTCAAGCTATTGATACGCGGAATGTCTCAGTGTCCGAGCAGTCAGTCACTTTCACCCTCATCAATGTCGAACCAGTGGACAGTGCGGAGTACAAATGTGCCTTTGAGAAAATGGTAAACGGGAGAGCATATAATTCATATCATAGTGACTCGGTAGAGATAACTGTGAAAG ATATGCTCCCCAAGGCCAACATCTCTGTTGATCCAGCCACTGGTGTGGTCAGAAGAGGGGAGCCCTTTCGAATTATCTGCAAAGGAACCATTCTGTCCTCCGGCGGCCAGTTCTACTTATACAGGGATGGTGAAATGAATCACGTGAGGGCACTGGATGTGTCTGGCTCTGCGAACTCAGTCTCTTTCCATGTCAATGGCACGGACACACCCGGGACACGGAACTACACCTGTAGTTATGAGAGGATAGTAAAGCAGACTGCATATCATTCACCACTCAGTGATCCAGTGCAGGTAACTGTGACAG ATGCGCATGTGCCGAGTGATCAGAGCTGGAAGAAAG GACTGATCGTGGCAGCGGGCCTACTTGCAGCAGCACTGTTTGCATTCCTAATCCTTGGCCTGGCCTGGTTCTGTTTCTCCAGGAAAA GTGCAGCCGATGGTCATCCCAGTGACAAC GAGACGGAACCCGCGGTGGTCTACGCCTCTCTGAACACTGCCTTCCTGAACCAGCGACAGGGCTCCGCCAGTGCCCCAGCTCCGCGCCAGCCGGCCGAGACGGAGGCGTGCGTGTACGCGGTCATGACGGTCAGATAG